The genomic interval TAACAGATGGCGCAGTTGCGATTAGGTCTAAATCAAACTCACGTTCTAATCGCTCTTGAATAATGTCCATATGTAGTAATCCTAAAAATCCGGTTCTAAAACCAAAACCTAATGCTTGTGAAGTTTCTGGTTCATAAATAAGTGATGAATCAGATAATTGAAGTTTTTCTAAAGCATCTCTAAGGTCATTGTATCTAGCAGCGTCTACTGGATATAAACCACAATAAACCATAGGATTTAATTTTCTATATCCTGGAAGTGGTTCACTCGCAGGATTAGTCATGCTTGTAATAGTATCTCCAACATGAATATCTTTAATCGATTTTATCGATGCGGTAATAAAACCAACATCTCCAACGGTTAAATAATCTCTTTGATCTTCTTTTGGTGTATAGACCCCTACTTCGTTTATTTCATAGGTAGCCCCTGTTGACATTAATTTAATACGATCACCTTTTTTAATCGTTCCACTAACGACACGAATTGTTGGAATAACACCACGATAAGACTCAAAAAAAGAATCGAAAATGAGTGCTTGTAATGGCGCTTCAGGGTCTCCAACAGGTGCTGGGACATTATTAACGATATTTTCTAGTATTTCTTCAATTCCTGTTCCTAATTTTGCACTTCCCATGACTGCTTCACTAGCATCAAGCCCAATGACATCTTCAATTTCATGTTTAACGCGCTCAGTATCAGCACTTGGTAAATCAATTTTATTTAAAAATGTCAGTATCTCTAAGTCATTATCTAAGGCTAAATAAACATTAGCAAGGGTCTGGGCTTCTATTCCTTGTGAAGCGTCAACAACTAGAACAGCTCCTTCACAAGCTGCTAAAGAGCGGCTGACCTCATAGGTAAAATCGACATGTCCTGGAGTATCAATTAAATGAAAGATGTATTCTTCGCCATCTTTCGCTTTATATTTTAACTCAACAGCATTTAATTTTATAGTAATTCCTCTTTCACGTTCTAAATCCATTGAATCAAGCAATTGGTTCATCATATCTCTACTTTCAACTGTATGCGTTGATTCAAGTATTCTATCAGCTAAAGTGGATTTACCATGATCAATATGCGCTATGATTGAAAAATTACGTATCTTTTTTTGACGCTCTCTTAAATTATGATAGTTAATTTGATTCATAGTATCACTCCATTTCAAAGTCTAAGCAAATTTTACAATATTTACGACATTTTTTCAAATCTATTTGAACAAATAATGAAAAAAAAAGCCATAAAGTTTAGAAAAACTTATGGCTACTACATCCCAAATATAAATCGAAAAACATCATCACTTTTATCTAGAACTAAATCTAGACCCTTTTTAATAACATATTCGCCATCTTTGGCAAGTCCTGTAACTAGATTATGTTTAATTTTTGGAGATGAATTATCATTTATATCTGTATTATCACTAGGGTTAACTGGGGTAAAATCATTATTAGGAGTTGTTATTTCAGTCTCATAAGAATCGAGTGTGTCTTGTAAATTTTTAGATCGATTAGTATCTTGATAAGACACCCCCATTGATAAACCAACAAAAAATATAATCCCAATAATTGTATAGCGTAAGAATTTTTTTTCCATAGGTTCCTCCTATTTAAATAATGGATTGATATTATCAAAAAAACTTTTTAAATTATGAATGTCAACATTAAATATTAACTTAATAATTAGTAAAGCGATAAATTCTATTATATTATTTTCTGAATTCATATCATTTAAAAATAAGACCAATGATTGAAGTAATTTAATATTAATTAATCTTAAGTTAGCATAATTAATTAAATACCAAAATATTGATAGAGTTAATATGAATACGATAAATGTTTTAATATAAAGAATTTTTTTGCTTACAATAAATATCAAATCCCTTCATACTACAATTTCATTATCATTATAGTATGAAAGAGGAACAATTTATGTATAATTTAGTCGTCAATTTATATTTTTATGTAAAGCTAAATTAATACCCCTAGATACAATATGTGTTAAGTCTTTAATATTTGTATCAATCTCTTTTGTAGTTACCATATAATTAAGTCCTTGAGGCGTTAAAACTTCAAAAATTAATTGATGTTTTTCCTCATTGGTCATCATCCCTAACTCGCCAAATAAACTTTTTAATATATCTTCACTTGGAAGCTCAACTTTTGATAAATCCTTTTTACCACTCATATGAGCAGGAACTAAATTACCAGAAGGTCTTTTATGTTTCATCGAATAAGCAATATGTTTAATAATCATATCAATCGTATCATTTGTAATTGTTACAGCATCTACAACAGTCGGTATACCAACTGATATCACTGGAATTCCTAATGTATCTATACTAATTTCTTTTCGTTTATTTCCAACACCACTACCTGGACTAATTCCAGCATCTGATATTTGAATGGTTTTATTGACACGATTCAAAGCACGAGCAGCTAATGCATCAATAACAATCACAAATGCAGGTTTAACATCTTGAATAATCGCATTTACAATTTCCGCTGTTTCGATGCCTGTATTTCCCATAACACCAGGTGCTACTGCACAAACAGGTCGAAAACCATTATCAGAAATCTCTTCAGGATGAAGATCAAATATATGTTTTGTCACAAAAATATTTTCAATAACATTTGGTCCTAAAGAGTCAGGGGTAACATTATCATTCCCTAAACCAACAATTAATCCAAGTGCATCTTCTTTAATTTTATATTTTTGAAAAAATAAATCAATTTGAGTTGCGATTTGTTTTTGAATCTTCAGTAATGTTTCATGATCATTTTCTACAATCGCAGTCGTATCAATCGTAATATAAGTTCCACTCTTTTTCCCATAGATTTCTTCTTGTTCTTTTGTGATTAATACCTCAGAGATTTTCATCTCATCTACCATATATTCTTTTAATCTAAGATCATGGGGCTGCACTTGATCTTTCGTAGATTCTAAACTCTCAATTATCAAATCTGTTCTAATTGTTTTATGTTCCATATCATTCACCTCTAAAATATTCATTAATAATATTGAAAAGATTGCAAAAAATATACTTAATTACAAAATATTATTGAAATTTATTGAGTATTTTGATAAAATTGTATAGTCGTAACAAACTATGGAGGTGAAATGATGCCAATTATTAAATCACAAATTAAACGTACAAAAACAAACGAGAAACGCCGTTTACTTAACATTTCTTTTAAATCTTCTATGCGTTCAGCTTTAAAAGATGTTGAAACTGCAATTTCTAATAAAGATTTAGATCAAGCAAAAGCTGCTTATAGTATTGCTTGCAAAAAACTAGATAAAGCTGTTGCAAAAGGAATTGAACATAAAAATTATGCTTCAAGACAAAAATCTCGTTTAGCTAAACAAATAAATGGAATCGCTTAGTGTAAAACCTACTTCATAAGTAGGTTTTATTTTTTTATATACGATTCAATAAAAAAGTTACAATACCATAAAGTAATGTAACTTTCTCTTTACATATTTAATATTAATAATTCAAATCCTAAATATTTATCTATTCTACCTGTTTTAACCATACTATCATATTCACTTAAAGCATGAATATTTTTTATAATATCTTCTTCTTTGGTTCTTTGGGCGATTTGATACAGTTTTTTTAATTGATAAGGATGAATTTTCAATATATTTTTTAATTGATACTCTGTAAAAAATTTCTTTTGATATTGTTTTATAAGATATAAGTTATGAAAATTTTTCCCTAACACACTTGAAAATACAATCGGTTCTTCATTATTCATTAATAGTTGGTGATATATTTTAACTGATTGTTCAATTTTACGTTCAATAAAAAGATTTGTTAAACTAAAAATATTATTTTCTATTGGCTCACAGACTAATAATCTTATATCTTCTAGAGTAATTTCATTTTTATTTTCTAAATAAAAAGATAATTTATTTAATTCTGAATGTAGTTTTAAAGCATCACACTCTGTACGCATAATTAACTCATTTATCGCATCATGGGAAATTTGAACATTTAACTGTTTCATAGATTGACTTATTAGATTTCTCGCTTCTAATTCAGTTAAATTATCATAATTTAAGACTTCTGCTTTATCTAATAATAACTTATTTATTTTTTTCTTTTTATCTAATTTTATATCACTAGCATTAATTATTAGAATCGTAGATTCATTCGGATGTTCTATATAAGAAATTAAACGTTTAATATTATGCTCTAACTTACTTTTTTCAGAAGATAAAAAAATGGGATGATTCATGATAACTAATTTATGATCACTTAAAAAAGGTAGTGTTTCACAATCATTTAAGATTTCATCAATTGTCGTTTCTTCACAATCATATTTTACTAAACTAAGTTCACTTACCTGACTCTTTCCAATTAATTGTTTTATTTTAGCATCAATTTGAAATTTATTTACGCCCGTTAATAAATACAAATTACTCATGATAAACACCTACTTCTAAAAAATTACATAAAAAATAGTATAATAAATCACATATAACCAATTTAATAATCCATGAAAAATAGCCCAAGCGATATGATGATGTTCACCATAAGATATTACCATTGCTAAACAAGAACCAAACATGGTTCCATGTGAAAAAAATTGTGCACTCTTTTTTCTTCTTGCCAATTTAAATACATCTCCTTCCTAATATACTATCTATTTTAACTTAAATCATATAAAAGGTAAATGAAAAAGGACTTATTTAAATAAAATAAGCCCCTTTTCTGATTTATCTATATAAACATTAAACACGAAGTGTTTAATGACCGGAAAACATTTATTAAACATCTATATTATATGGTTGATACAATAATATCATTCTCTTTTTTTTAAGGTAGTATTTAACAGATATCGTTCCATTCCTATCAGTTCTGTAATATATAATCTTCTGTTCATCTAATAATGTGAGTAATTCATTTGAAGGATGATGATAATTATTTTTACCTACGGAAATCATTGCTTGCTTTATCATATGTGATTTTAAAAATTGTTGACTGGTTTGATACTTAGACCCATGATGACTTACCTTTAAAAAATCAATTGTTTTGCCTTTCAGTGGATATATTAAATCACTTGTAGCATCACCCATAAATAAGTAATTTTCCTCATTAAAAATCAAAAATAATACCAATGAATTATCATTAATAGTATTATTTTTTCTAACAGGATTTAAAATGTGGAATGATAAATTCCCGCACGTTACTTTATTATATGCTTTTAGTTTTAAGATGTTAATTTTTTTGGCTCTTGCATCTTTTTCAATCCTTGTTTGTAGTTCACTCGTATCATAGTAATTAAAGACAATTGTTTTTACTTTAAATTGATTGATTATCAAGTGATAATCATTTGCATGATCAATATCTGTATGGGTGATAAACAAAACATCTAATTGCCTTGTCTGAATCGATTTTAAGTAGTTTACAACATTTTCTCCTGGTTTATAATATAAACTACCACCTGTATCAATTAAAGCACTACAATGATTTATATTACTGTGAACAAAGATACTGTCTCCTTGACCAACATCAATAAATGTTACCTCATCTGTTAGTGACAATTGATAATAAAAAAGGATAACAATTATAAGTAGAGATGAAAATAGATAAGAAAATTGTCTTTTTTCTAACTTCTTCATTAATAAATAAAGCAAGAAATAATAGATGATATAACGAGAAACATTAAAACATCCTATATTTATGTCTAAATATGAGAATGATACAAATAGGTTAAGCATTTTTTCAAATAAATAGAAAAAATCCTGTAAGTAATATGAAAAAGGTTTAAAAATCAAGCAAATAATTGTCATCGGAAAAATAATCAAGGTATAATATAAACTTAATAATGGAGTTATTAGAAAAGATATAAAATTATACGAAAAATTAAAATTTGCGATAATTGGTAGTGAAAACAATTGCGCAATGATATTAACTTTAAATAAACTAATTATAAAATGCTTATAATTCATGAATATAGTATGACTTAAA from Mycoplasmatota bacterium carries:
- a CDS encoding DNA internalization-related competence protein ComEC/Rec2, with product MRISKIIYVVNHSIYLLIALSLVGLYLNNHNVLIMFLIIGYLCFLLKKSFKLLLFISIFMGIYYWIYHYQSINLYQIKHTPTISCMITTIPEYKPDYIKFSCKSEKNNILVYLTDTKEKLKIGDVVKMSNELELVKNNTVPNQFNYAKFLKASHIAYQNRVNDIKIISHNETIHYKWINQIIIYYQDLPISDYLLSFIIGNKHAFDDDFTDKTQTLNISHLFVVSGFHIGCLYVMLKYLFKYLKLTKETSEIIISIGLIFFLILNNFSISVLRAVILIISLQMKHRFKLPIENIHLLSLIASINLIINPFIINHIGFILSYLITLILFLSHTIFMNYKHFIISLFKVNIIAQLFSLPIIANFNFSYNFISFLITPLLSLYYTLIIFPMTIICLIFKPFSYYLQDFFYLFEKMLNLFVSFSYLDINIGCFNVSRYIIYYFLLYLLMKKLEKRQFSYLFSSLLIIVILFYYQLSLTDEVTFIDVGQGDSIFVHSNINHCSALIDTGGSLYYKPGENVVNYLKSIQTRQLDVLFITHTDIDHANDYHLIINQFKVKTIVFNYYDTSELQTRIEKDARAKKINILKLKAYNKVTCGNLSFHILNPVRKNNTINDNSLVLFLIFNEENYLFMGDATSDLIYPLKGKTIDFLKVSHHGSKYQTSQQFLKSHMIKQAMISVGKNNYHHPSNELLTLLDEQKIIYYRTDRNGTISVKYYLKKKRMILLYQPYNIDV
- the holA gene encoding DNA polymerase III subunit delta, which gives rise to MSNLYLLTGVNKFQIDAKIKQLIGKSQVSELSLVKYDCEETTIDEILNDCETLPFLSDHKLVIMNHPIFLSSEKSKLEHNIKRLISYIEHPNESTILIINASDIKLDKKKKINKLLLDKAEVLNYDNLTELEARNLISQSMKQLNVQISHDAINELIMRTECDALKLHSELNKLSFYLENKNEITLEDIRLLVCEPIENNIFSLTNLFIERKIEQSVKIYHQLLMNNEEPIVFSSVLGKNFHNLYLIKQYQKKFFTEYQLKNILKIHPYQLKKLYQIAQRTKEEDIIKNIHALSEYDSMVKTGRIDKYLGFELLILNM
- the gpr gene encoding GPR endopeptidase translates to MNILEVNDMEHKTIRTDLIIESLESTKDQVQPHDLRLKEYMVDEMKISEVLITKEQEEIYGKKSGTYITIDTTAIVENDHETLLKIQKQIATQIDLFFQKYKIKEDALGLIVGLGNDNVTPDSLGPNVIENIFVTKHIFDLHPEEISDNGFRPVCAVAPGVMGNTGIETAEIVNAIIQDVKPAFVIVIDALAARALNRVNKTIQISDAGISPGSGVGNKRKEISIDTLGIPVISVGIPTVVDAVTITNDTIDMIIKHIAYSMKHKRPSGNLVPAHMSGKKDLSKVELPSEDILKSLFGELGMMTNEEKHQLIFEVLTPQGLNYMVTTKEIDTNIKDLTHIVSRGINLALHKNIN
- the lepA gene encoding translation elongation factor 4, encoding MNQINYHNLRERQKKIRNFSIIAHIDHGKSTLADRILESTHTVESRDMMNQLLDSMDLERERGITIKLNAVELKYKAKDGEEYIFHLIDTPGHVDFTYEVSRSLAACEGAVLVVDASQGIEAQTLANVYLALDNDLEILTFLNKIDLPSADTERVKHEIEDVIGLDASEAVMGSAKLGTGIEEILENIVNNVPAPVGDPEAPLQALIFDSFFESYRGVIPTIRVVSGTIKKGDRIKLMSTGATYEINEVGVYTPKEDQRDYLTVGDVGFITASIKSIKDIHVGDTITSMTNPASEPLPGYRKLNPMVYCGLYPVDAARYNDLRDALEKLQLSDSSLIYEPETSQALGFGFRTGFLGLLHMDIIQERLEREFDLDLIATAPSVIYEIEMTDGSFITLENPAHMPEIQKVKQIKEPYVRATIISPSDYVGPIMELCQRKRGTFIDMKYIEENRVNIHYDIPLAEIVYDFFDKLKSNTKGYASLDYELNGYQASNLVKMDVMLNHDIIDALSIIVHRDFAYDRGRVICSKLKGIIPRQQFEVPIQAAINGKVIARTNIKSLRKNVLAKCYGGDISRKKKLLEKQKEGKKRMKAVGSVEIPQEAFMAVLTVDE
- the rpsT gene encoding 30S ribosomal protein S20; its protein translation is MPIIKSQIKRTKTNEKRRLLNISFKSSMRSALKDVETAISNKDLDQAKAAYSIACKKLDKAVAKGIEHKNYASRQKSRLAKQINGIA